A stretch of the Amycolatopsis sp. BJA-103 genome encodes the following:
- a CDS encoding response regulator transcription factor, producing the protein MTSVLVVEDSARIGAFVEKGLRAQGFATRWVKTGSEGLTEALTGAHDLVVLDLGLPDLDGSDLLRALRAAGRTVPVIILTARDSVVDRVAGLSGGADDYLAKPFAFEELLARIRLRLRGNPEAEPAVLRAGDLSLDLRTRKASVAGEEKDLTAREFALLETLLRNRGQVLSREQLLGGVWGFDFDPGSNVVDVYIRYLRGKIGAERIETVRGMGYRLGES; encoded by the coding sequence GTGACCAGTGTGCTGGTGGTGGAGGACTCCGCGCGGATCGGCGCGTTCGTCGAGAAGGGCCTGCGGGCGCAGGGTTTCGCGACCCGCTGGGTCAAAACCGGCTCCGAGGGGCTGACCGAGGCGTTGACCGGCGCGCACGATCTGGTCGTGCTCGATCTCGGGCTCCCGGATCTCGACGGTTCGGATCTGTTGCGCGCCTTGCGCGCGGCGGGCCGGACGGTGCCGGTGATCATCCTGACCGCGCGGGACAGCGTCGTCGACCGGGTCGCCGGGCTCTCCGGCGGCGCCGACGACTATCTGGCCAAACCGTTCGCGTTCGAGGAACTGCTGGCCCGGATCCGGTTGCGGCTGCGGGGAAATCCCGAAGCCGAACCGGCGGTGCTGCGCGCCGGGGACCTCTCGCTCGACCTCCGCACGCGGAAGGCTTCGGTGGCGGGGGAGGAGAAGGACCTCACCGCTCGCGAGTTCGCGCTGCTGGAGACGCTGCTGCGCAACCGCGGCCAGGTCCTGTCCCGCGAGCAGTTGCTCGGCGGGGTCTGGGGCTTCGACTTCGACCCCGGCTCGAACGTGGTGGACGTCTACATCCGTTACCTGCGCGGCAAGATCGGCGCCGAGCGGATCGAAACGGTGCGGGGGATGGGTTACCGGCTCGGCGAGTCCTGA
- a CDS encoding sensor histidine kinase, with protein sequence MSARARILAWVLLVVLLALAGSLLATRTVLHNQLDQRLDNEIAHETGKLRAFLASPDARPAGQPATVEAILGRHLERNLPEKYETFFSIVDGAASRRSAIEPPVRLDTDPKFAAELSRATSPAYGTVTTAVGSARYGVVPVTIEGSPGRGALVIVEFVDHAAGEINDVVGVMAAMSGAALVLAGLIGWLVAGRILAPVREVRLAAEQIGETDLSRRIEVRGSDDVAALGRTFNTMLDRLESAFAGQRDFIDDAGHELRTPITIVRGHLELMGDDPEENAATRHLVLDELGRMQRIVDDLLVLAKSGSPDFLSPGDTDLADLTVETLAKSRPLADRAWRLDAVAEVTVRADGQRLTQALLQLVSNAVRHTSPGQEIALGSEVTATTARLWVRDTGEGVPPDSRSRIFERFKRGSNSSGDDGAGLGLAIVAAIAEAHGGRVLLDTVPGEGARFTMEIPVAEGADR encoded by the coding sequence ATGAGCGCCCGCGCCCGGATCCTCGCGTGGGTCCTGCTGGTCGTCCTGCTCGCGCTCGCCGGATCGCTGCTGGCGACCCGCACCGTCCTGCACAACCAGCTGGACCAGCGGCTCGACAACGAGATCGCGCACGAGACGGGCAAACTCAGGGCCTTCCTGGCGTCGCCGGACGCCCGGCCCGCCGGGCAGCCCGCCACCGTCGAGGCGATCCTCGGCCGTCACCTGGAACGGAATCTGCCCGAGAAGTACGAGACGTTCTTCTCGATCGTCGACGGCGCCGCGTCGAGGAGGAGCGCGATCGAGCCGCCGGTCCGCCTCGACACCGACCCGAAGTTCGCCGCCGAGCTGTCCCGGGCCACGAGCCCGGCGTACGGCACGGTCACCACCGCGGTCGGATCCGCGCGCTACGGCGTCGTCCCGGTGACCATCGAGGGCTCGCCGGGCCGCGGCGCGCTGGTGATCGTCGAGTTCGTCGACCACGCCGCGGGCGAGATCAACGACGTCGTCGGCGTCATGGCCGCGATGTCCGGGGCCGCGCTGGTATTGGCCGGCCTGATCGGCTGGCTGGTCGCGGGCCGCATCCTCGCGCCGGTGCGGGAGGTCCGCCTCGCCGCGGAACAGATCGGCGAGACCGATCTTTCACGCCGGATCGAGGTCCGCGGCTCGGACGACGTCGCCGCGCTCGGGCGCACCTTCAACACCATGCTGGACCGGCTCGAAAGCGCCTTCGCCGGGCAGCGCGACTTCATCGACGACGCCGGGCACGAACTGCGCACGCCGATCACGATCGTCCGCGGCCACCTCGAATTGATGGGCGATGACCCCGAGGAGAACGCGGCCACGCGGCATCTGGTCCTCGACGAACTCGGCCGGATGCAACGGATCGTGGACGATCTGCTGGTCCTCGCGAAATCCGGCAGCCCCGACTTTCTTTCGCCCGGCGATACCGACCTCGCCGATCTCACCGTCGAGACGCTCGCCAAGTCCCGTCCGCTGGCCGACCGGGCGTGGCGGCTCGACGCCGTCGCCGAGGTGACCGTCCGCGCGGACGGGCAGCGGCTCACGCAAGCCCTGCTGCAATTGGTCTCCAACGCCGTCCGGCACACTTCGCCGGGGCAGGAGATCGCCCTCGGCTCGGAGGTCACCGCGACGACGGCGCGGCTCTGGGTCCGCGACACCGGTGAAGGAGTACCACCCGATTCGAGGAGCCGGATCTTCGAACGGTTCAAGCGCGGCAGCAACTCGAGCGGCGACGACGGCGCCGGACTCGGCCTGGCGATCGTCGCCGCGATCGCCGAGGCGCACGGCGGCCGCGTCCTGCTCGACACCGTGCCCGGCGAAGGCGCGCGGTTCACCATGGAGATCCCTGTCGCGGAAGGGGCGGACCGGTGA